The Globicephala melas chromosome X, mGloMel1.2, whole genome shotgun sequence genome window below encodes:
- the LONRF3 gene encoding LON peptidase N-terminal domain and RING finger protein 3 isoform X3, translating to MDSFQTEQMLSLPAELCSNNLELAEPAASPARGDTGPHPEAATEGPAPLPTRPPPQERPPRASTPECKVLLTQADALASGGRLREALEVYRQLSERQQLVAEQLEQLVRCLAEKVPQGEEPAPEPPDGSRGASCALAAEEAGAATAAEATEVWDGFKCRKCHGFLSDPVSLSCGHTFCKLCLERGRAADRRCALCGVKLSALMVATGRARGARRAGQQAPPLRVNVVLSGLLGKLFPGPARASQLRHEGNRLYRERQVEAALLKYNEAVRLAPNDHLLYSNRSQIYFTLESHEDALHDAEIACKLRPMGFKAHFRKAQALATLGKVEEALREFLYCVSLDGKNKRARAEAQRETLERPHCSGQETAAAGGHRGSPVNLVPVQGDRQQDGPEDQDGAEEEGAAASPQAASSKTGKCQGKKRKRGQLEPQDPEVPRKASKADPPAAPGAKPALSVPLASFDASDLECSLCMRLFYEPVTTPCGHTFCLKCLERCLDHNAKCPLCKDGLSQCLASRKYSKNVIMEELIAKFLPEELKERRRLYEEEMEELSNLNKNVPIFVCTMAYPTVPCPLHIFEPCYRLMIRRCIETGTRQFGMCLGDPVKRFAEYGCILEIRNVQFFADGRSVVDSIGKRRFKVLHQGQRDGYNTADIEYIEDQKVQGEDCAELMGLHNCVYEQASSWFHSLKSSLKNRILNHFGPMPEKDADPQINPNGPAWCWWTLAVLPLESRAQLPFLAMRSLKDRLNGIRRVLAFISRNQN from the exons ATGGATTCATTTCAGACTGAACAGATGCTGAGCTTGCCCGCCGAGCTCTGCAGCAACAACTTAGAGCTGGCGGAGCCGGCGGCATCACCGGCCCGCGGAGACACGGGCCCCCACCCAGAAGCGGCTACAGAAGGCCCCGCACCTCTACCGACTCGGCCGCCGCCGCAGGAGCGTCCTCCGAGGGCCTCGACGCCGGAGTGCAAAGTCCTTCTCACGCAGGCCGACGCCCTGGCGTCTGGGGGGCGCCTCCGTGAAGCCCTCGAGGTGTACCGACAGCTCTCGGAGCGGCAGCAGCTGGTGGCCGAGCAGCTGGAGCAGCTGGTGCGCTGCCTGGCCGAGAAAGTCCCTCAAGGCGAGGAGCCGGCGCCGGAGCCCCCGGACGGGAGCCGCGGGGCGAGCTGCGCTCTGGCGGCGGAAGAGGCAGGGGCGGCGACGGCCGCCGAGGCCACCGAGGTGTGGGACGGCTTCAAGTGCCGGAAGTGCCATGGATTTCTCTCAGACCCCGTGTCCTTGTCCTGCGGACACACCTTTTGTAAACTGTGCCTGGAACGCGGGCGGGCAGCCGACCGGCGCTGTGCGCTGTGCGGGGTCAAACTCTCCGCTTTGATGGTGGCCACCGGGCGGGCGCGCGGGGCCCGGCGAGCTGGGCAGCAGGCGCCGCCGCTGCGGGTCAACGTGGTGCTCAGCGGCCTCCTCGGGAAGTTGTTCCCGGGCCCGGCAAGGGCGTCGCAACTCCGGCACGAGGGCAACCGGCTGTACCGCGAGCGCCAGGTGGAGGCGGCGCTGCTCAAGTACAACGAGGCAGTTAGGCTGG CTCCAAATGACCACTTGCTTTACAGCAACCGGTCTCAAATCTATTTCACCTTGGAGTCTCATGAGGATGCACTGCATGATGCAGAAATAGCATGTAAGCTCCGCCCCATGGGGTTTAAG GCACACTTCAGAAAAGCGCAAGCCTTAGCCACCCTAGGCAAGGTGGAGGAAGCACTAAGGGAGTTTTTATATTGTGTGTCCCTCGATggaaagaacaaaagagcaagaGCTGAAGCCCAAAGG GAAACGCTGGAGCGCCCACATTGTTCTGGTCAGGAGACGGCAGCAGCCGGGGGGCACAGAGGCAGCCCGGTGAACCTCGTGCCGGTGCAAGGGGACAGGCAGCAAGACGGCCCCGAAGACCAGGATGGAGCGGAGGAGGAGGGGGCCGCTGCCTCTCCCCAGGCTGCCTCCAGCAAGACCGGCAAATGccaggggaagaaaaggaagcgCGGCCAACTCGAGCCCCAAGACCCCGAGGTGCCTAGGAAAGCGTCTAAGGCAG ATCCTCCCGCTGCTCCGGGGGCCAAACCTGCTCTCAGTGTTCCACTCGCATCTTTTGACGCCTCTGACCTTGAATGCTCCCTCTGTATGAG ATTATTCTATGAGCCAGTCACAACACCTTGTGGACACACCTTTTGCTTAAAATGCCTTGAAAGATGCCTAGATCACAATGCGAAGTGCCCACTGTGCAAAGATGGTCTTTCACAG TGCTTGGCATcaagaaaatacagtaaaaatgtcATAATGGAAGAGCTAATAGCTAAATTCCTTCCAGAAGAACTCAAGGAACGAAGAAGGCTTtatgaagaggaaatggaagaACTTTCTAA CTTAAATAAGAACGTGCCTATTTTCGTGTGTACCATGGCATATCCCACGGTTCCTTGTCCCCTGCACATCTTTGAGCCTTGTTACCGTCTGATGATTCGTAGATGCATTGAGACAGGCACACGACAGTTTGGCATGTGCCTTGGAGATCCTGTCAAAAG GTTTGCGGAATATGGCTGCATCCTAGAGATCAGAAACGTTCAGTTCTTTGCTGACGGCCGCTCAGTGGTCGACAGCATAGGCAAGAGACGCTTCAAGGTCCTCCATCAGGGCCAGCGGGATGGTTACAACACAGCTGACATCGAATACATTGAAGACCAAAAG GTTCAAGGAGAGGATTGTGCTGAGCTCATGGGATTACATAACTGTGTCTATGAGCAAGCGTCGTCATGGTTTCATTCACTCAAATCATCTCTGAAGAATCGGATACTCAATCATTTTGGTCCAATGCCAGAGAAAGATGCTGATCCCCAG
- the LONRF3 gene encoding LON peptidase N-terminal domain and RING finger protein 3 isoform X1: MDSFQTEQMLSLPAELCSNNLELAEPAASPARGDTGPHPEAATEGPAPLPTRPPPQERPPRASTPECKVLLTQADALASGGRLREALEVYRQLSERQQLVAEQLEQLVRCLAEKVPQGEEPAPEPPDGSRGASCALAAEEAGAATAAEATEVWDGFKCRKCHGFLSDPVSLSCGHTFCKLCLERGRAADRRCALCGVKLSALMVATGRARGARRAGQQAPPLRVNVVLSGLLGKLFPGPARASQLRHEGNRLYRERQVEAALLKYNEAVRLAPNDHLLYSNRSQIYFTLESHEDALHDAEIACKLRPMGFKAHFRKAQALATLGKVEEALREFLYCVSLDGKNKRARAEAQRLLLSFFSPSFPGASQEHSPDILKLLAPHPRLKEHVESLATEGTSHNLPKLSQETLERPHCSGQETAAAGGHRGSPVNLVPVQGDRQQDGPEDQDGAEEEGAAASPQAASSKTGKCQGKKRKRGQLEPQDPEVPRKASKADPPAAPGAKPALSVPLASFDASDLECSLCMRLFYEPVTTPCGHTFCLKCLERCLDHNAKCPLCKDGLSQCLASRKYSKNVIMEELIAKFLPEELKERRRLYEEEMEELSNLNKNVPIFVCTMAYPTVPCPLHIFEPCYRLMIRRCIETGTRQFGMCLGDPVKRFAEYGCILEIRNVQFFADGRSVVDSIGKRRFKVLHQGQRDGYNTADIEYIEDQKVQGEDCAELMGLHNCVYEQASSWFHSLKSSLKNRILNHFGPMPEKDADPQINPNGPAWCWWTLAVLPLESRAQLPFLAMRSLKDRLNGIRRVLAFISRNQN; encoded by the exons ATGGATTCATTTCAGACTGAACAGATGCTGAGCTTGCCCGCCGAGCTCTGCAGCAACAACTTAGAGCTGGCGGAGCCGGCGGCATCACCGGCCCGCGGAGACACGGGCCCCCACCCAGAAGCGGCTACAGAAGGCCCCGCACCTCTACCGACTCGGCCGCCGCCGCAGGAGCGTCCTCCGAGGGCCTCGACGCCGGAGTGCAAAGTCCTTCTCACGCAGGCCGACGCCCTGGCGTCTGGGGGGCGCCTCCGTGAAGCCCTCGAGGTGTACCGACAGCTCTCGGAGCGGCAGCAGCTGGTGGCCGAGCAGCTGGAGCAGCTGGTGCGCTGCCTGGCCGAGAAAGTCCCTCAAGGCGAGGAGCCGGCGCCGGAGCCCCCGGACGGGAGCCGCGGGGCGAGCTGCGCTCTGGCGGCGGAAGAGGCAGGGGCGGCGACGGCCGCCGAGGCCACCGAGGTGTGGGACGGCTTCAAGTGCCGGAAGTGCCATGGATTTCTCTCAGACCCCGTGTCCTTGTCCTGCGGACACACCTTTTGTAAACTGTGCCTGGAACGCGGGCGGGCAGCCGACCGGCGCTGTGCGCTGTGCGGGGTCAAACTCTCCGCTTTGATGGTGGCCACCGGGCGGGCGCGCGGGGCCCGGCGAGCTGGGCAGCAGGCGCCGCCGCTGCGGGTCAACGTGGTGCTCAGCGGCCTCCTCGGGAAGTTGTTCCCGGGCCCGGCAAGGGCGTCGCAACTCCGGCACGAGGGCAACCGGCTGTACCGCGAGCGCCAGGTGGAGGCGGCGCTGCTCAAGTACAACGAGGCAGTTAGGCTGG CTCCAAATGACCACTTGCTTTACAGCAACCGGTCTCAAATCTATTTCACCTTGGAGTCTCATGAGGATGCACTGCATGATGCAGAAATAGCATGTAAGCTCCGCCCCATGGGGTTTAAG GCACACTTCAGAAAAGCGCAAGCCTTAGCCACCCTAGGCAAGGTGGAGGAAGCACTAAGGGAGTTTTTATATTGTGTGTCCCTCGATggaaagaacaaaagagcaagaGCTGAAGCCCAAAGG CTTCTCCTTAGTTTCTTTTCACCATCATTCCCGGGGGCTTCTCAGGAACATTCTCCCGATATCCTGAAGCTGTTGGCACCTCACCCTAGATTAAAGGAACACGTAGAGTCATTGGCTACTGAAGGCACCAGCCATAATCTACCAAAGTTGTCACAG GAAACGCTGGAGCGCCCACATTGTTCTGGTCAGGAGACGGCAGCAGCCGGGGGGCACAGAGGCAGCCCGGTGAACCTCGTGCCGGTGCAAGGGGACAGGCAGCAAGACGGCCCCGAAGACCAGGATGGAGCGGAGGAGGAGGGGGCCGCTGCCTCTCCCCAGGCTGCCTCCAGCAAGACCGGCAAATGccaggggaagaaaaggaagcgCGGCCAACTCGAGCCCCAAGACCCCGAGGTGCCTAGGAAAGCGTCTAAGGCAG ATCCTCCCGCTGCTCCGGGGGCCAAACCTGCTCTCAGTGTTCCACTCGCATCTTTTGACGCCTCTGACCTTGAATGCTCCCTCTGTATGAG ATTATTCTATGAGCCAGTCACAACACCTTGTGGACACACCTTTTGCTTAAAATGCCTTGAAAGATGCCTAGATCACAATGCGAAGTGCCCACTGTGCAAAGATGGTCTTTCACAG TGCTTGGCATcaagaaaatacagtaaaaatgtcATAATGGAAGAGCTAATAGCTAAATTCCTTCCAGAAGAACTCAAGGAACGAAGAAGGCTTtatgaagaggaaatggaagaACTTTCTAA CTTAAATAAGAACGTGCCTATTTTCGTGTGTACCATGGCATATCCCACGGTTCCTTGTCCCCTGCACATCTTTGAGCCTTGTTACCGTCTGATGATTCGTAGATGCATTGAGACAGGCACACGACAGTTTGGCATGTGCCTTGGAGATCCTGTCAAAAG GTTTGCGGAATATGGCTGCATCCTAGAGATCAGAAACGTTCAGTTCTTTGCTGACGGCCGCTCAGTGGTCGACAGCATAGGCAAGAGACGCTTCAAGGTCCTCCATCAGGGCCAGCGGGATGGTTACAACACAGCTGACATCGAATACATTGAAGACCAAAAG GTTCAAGGAGAGGATTGTGCTGAGCTCATGGGATTACATAACTGTGTCTATGAGCAAGCGTCGTCATGGTTTCATTCACTCAAATCATCTCTGAAGAATCGGATACTCAATCATTTTGGTCCAATGCCAGAGAAAGATGCTGATCCCCAG
- the LONRF3 gene encoding LON peptidase N-terminal domain and RING finger protein 3 isoform X2, protein MDSFQTEQMLSLPAELCSNNLELAEPAASPARGDTGPHPEAATEGPAPLPTRPPPQERPPRASTPECKVLLTQADALASGGRLREALEVYRQLSERQQLVAEQLEQLVRCLAEKVPQGEEPAPEPPDGSRGASCALAAEEAGAATAAEATEVWDGFKCRKCHGFLSDPVSLSCGHTFCKLCLERGRAADRRCALCGVKLSALMVATGRARGARRAGQQAPPLRVNVVLSGLLGKLFPGPARASQLRHEGNRLYRERQVEAALLKYNEAVRLAPNDHLLYSNRSQIYFTLESHEDALHDAEIACKLRPMGFKAHFRKAQALATLGKVEEALREFLYCVSLDGKNKRARAEAQRETLERPHCSGQETAAAGGHRGSPVNLVPVQGDRQQDGPEDQDGAEEEGAAASPQAASSKTGKCQGKKRKRGQLEPQDPEVPRKASKADPPAAPGAKPALSVPLASFDASDLECSLCMRLFYEPVTTPCGHTFCLKCLERCLDHNAKCPLCKDGLSQCLASRKYSKNVIMEELIAKFLPEELKERRRLYEEEMEELSNLNKNVPIFVCTMAYPTVPCPLHIFEPCYRLMIRRCIETGTRQFGMCLGDPVKSPFPINRFAEYGCILEIRNVQFFADGRSVVDSIGKRRFKVLHQGQRDGYNTADIEYIEDQKVQGEDCAELMGLHNCVYEQASSWFHSLKSSLKNRILNHFGPMPEKDADPQINPNGPAWCWWTLAVLPLESRAQLPFLAMRSLKDRLNGIRRVLAFISRNQN, encoded by the exons ATGGATTCATTTCAGACTGAACAGATGCTGAGCTTGCCCGCCGAGCTCTGCAGCAACAACTTAGAGCTGGCGGAGCCGGCGGCATCACCGGCCCGCGGAGACACGGGCCCCCACCCAGAAGCGGCTACAGAAGGCCCCGCACCTCTACCGACTCGGCCGCCGCCGCAGGAGCGTCCTCCGAGGGCCTCGACGCCGGAGTGCAAAGTCCTTCTCACGCAGGCCGACGCCCTGGCGTCTGGGGGGCGCCTCCGTGAAGCCCTCGAGGTGTACCGACAGCTCTCGGAGCGGCAGCAGCTGGTGGCCGAGCAGCTGGAGCAGCTGGTGCGCTGCCTGGCCGAGAAAGTCCCTCAAGGCGAGGAGCCGGCGCCGGAGCCCCCGGACGGGAGCCGCGGGGCGAGCTGCGCTCTGGCGGCGGAAGAGGCAGGGGCGGCGACGGCCGCCGAGGCCACCGAGGTGTGGGACGGCTTCAAGTGCCGGAAGTGCCATGGATTTCTCTCAGACCCCGTGTCCTTGTCCTGCGGACACACCTTTTGTAAACTGTGCCTGGAACGCGGGCGGGCAGCCGACCGGCGCTGTGCGCTGTGCGGGGTCAAACTCTCCGCTTTGATGGTGGCCACCGGGCGGGCGCGCGGGGCCCGGCGAGCTGGGCAGCAGGCGCCGCCGCTGCGGGTCAACGTGGTGCTCAGCGGCCTCCTCGGGAAGTTGTTCCCGGGCCCGGCAAGGGCGTCGCAACTCCGGCACGAGGGCAACCGGCTGTACCGCGAGCGCCAGGTGGAGGCGGCGCTGCTCAAGTACAACGAGGCAGTTAGGCTGG CTCCAAATGACCACTTGCTTTACAGCAACCGGTCTCAAATCTATTTCACCTTGGAGTCTCATGAGGATGCACTGCATGATGCAGAAATAGCATGTAAGCTCCGCCCCATGGGGTTTAAG GCACACTTCAGAAAAGCGCAAGCCTTAGCCACCCTAGGCAAGGTGGAGGAAGCACTAAGGGAGTTTTTATATTGTGTGTCCCTCGATggaaagaacaaaagagcaagaGCTGAAGCCCAAAGG GAAACGCTGGAGCGCCCACATTGTTCTGGTCAGGAGACGGCAGCAGCCGGGGGGCACAGAGGCAGCCCGGTGAACCTCGTGCCGGTGCAAGGGGACAGGCAGCAAGACGGCCCCGAAGACCAGGATGGAGCGGAGGAGGAGGGGGCCGCTGCCTCTCCCCAGGCTGCCTCCAGCAAGACCGGCAAATGccaggggaagaaaaggaagcgCGGCCAACTCGAGCCCCAAGACCCCGAGGTGCCTAGGAAAGCGTCTAAGGCAG ATCCTCCCGCTGCTCCGGGGGCCAAACCTGCTCTCAGTGTTCCACTCGCATCTTTTGACGCCTCTGACCTTGAATGCTCCCTCTGTATGAG ATTATTCTATGAGCCAGTCACAACACCTTGTGGACACACCTTTTGCTTAAAATGCCTTGAAAGATGCCTAGATCACAATGCGAAGTGCCCACTGTGCAAAGATGGTCTTTCACAG TGCTTGGCATcaagaaaatacagtaaaaatgtcATAATGGAAGAGCTAATAGCTAAATTCCTTCCAGAAGAACTCAAGGAACGAAGAAGGCTTtatgaagaggaaatggaagaACTTTCTAA CTTAAATAAGAACGTGCCTATTTTCGTGTGTACCATGGCATATCCCACGGTTCCTTGTCCCCTGCACATCTTTGAGCCTTGTTACCGTCTGATGATTCGTAGATGCATTGAGACAGGCACACGACAGTTTGGCATGTGCCTTGGAGATCCTGTCAAAAG TCCATTCCCCATAAACAGGTTTGCGGAATATGGCTGCATCCTAGAGATCAGAAACGTTCAGTTCTTTGCTGACGGCCGCTCAGTGGTCGACAGCATAGGCAAGAGACGCTTCAAGGTCCTCCATCAGGGCCAGCGGGATGGTTACAACACAGCTGACATCGAATACATTGAAGACCAAAAG GTTCAAGGAGAGGATTGTGCTGAGCTCATGGGATTACATAACTGTGTCTATGAGCAAGCGTCGTCATGGTTTCATTCACTCAAATCATCTCTGAAGAATCGGATACTCAATCATTTTGGTCCAATGCCAGAGAAAGATGCTGATCCCCAG